From the genome of Alosa sapidissima isolate fAloSap1 chromosome 14, fAloSap1.pri, whole genome shotgun sequence, one region includes:
- the LOC121681182 gene encoding uncharacterized protein LOC121681182, whose amino-acid sequence MSSQTLWWRQALILSVFLLIPRCKASLLVAIINTEPLDGNSAEVRAHFSVIAPLPCPSLLDSVCNDGNSLCIAHTVPSPLQGGQPSPGWCVRQWQNTVPSQHSSNINLGSDVGVVLSTRADLSTRKDTREMNRSPFSALIPPIRVNTNCSRDIPLSVYDLDGDRVRCRYARDDLGECHGNCPQHAFFLLDEASCTLRYKGGASEGQYSVKLMVEDFPVPKPFVQMEEKAFSSNPIFLSITVENKLSDCSVLPVFVDESPDENAMISVLPYEEVKFNVIIRSEAENVLEMAIAGPPSLYISPLQNTQESEKSVTLAWVRGPNDLSRLLSICFTANTDSLQSEIRCIWLQQRPMSDLPAGTELKCTNSTMSLVLPISTMSDLPLDDLQLNDPSCAVFHNTTHVTASFSLSSCGTKTVHSGSELVYTNTLRSTGVSSPITRRPTLILPLACRIAGREAQGPHYKVIIPTEEKVFGKVIFWLEFHRPGEGPLGNLTRIGQFRRFPREARVAMKEVNRLEELDLYVFSNSSNTQAQLLIGGCKQSETEDFADASPIVENGCKRDNKSLEILIQTPTIKVYRLNLAQIKTVGNTMYVECTVSLCVTTQATDRCPGPCDPVNPNVLVTSILSSNYIVRSGPVLLLGREVTATTTVPKTTTPLTTTTTTPTTTTVATTAANTTASSASKRTSSLAAGVIIVVFHMVFLCLLH is encoded by the exons ATGTCAAGCCAAACTTTGTGGTGGAGGCAGGCACTGATCCTAAGTGTTTTCTTATTGATACCACGCTGTAAAGCCTCCCTTTTAGTGGCCATCATTAACACCGAACCTTTGGATGGAAACAGTGCTGAG gTGAGGGCCCACTTTAGTGTGATCGCCCCTCTGCCTTGTCCATCTCTCCTGGACAGTGTGTGCAATGACGGCAATTCATTATGCATTGCACACACTGTTCCCTCCCCCCTGCAAGGAGGTCAGCCTTCCCCTGGTTGGTGTGTCCGCCAATGGCAGAACACTGTACCCAGCCAGCATTCCTCCAACATTAATCTGGG GTCCGATGTTGGTGTTGTGCTCTCCACAAGAGCAGACCTGTCTACCCGCAAGGACACACGAGAGATGAACCGGTCTCCATTCTCAGCTCTGATTCCTCCAATCAG GGTAAATACAAACTGCTCTCGTGACATCCCCCTGAGTGTGTACGACCTCGATGGAGATAGAGTTAGGTGTCGATACGCCCGTGATGATCTCGGAGAGTGCCATGGGAACTGTCCGCAGCATGCTTTTTTTCTGTTAGATGAG GCGTCTTGCACTCTGAGGTACAAAGGAGGAGCATCTGAGGGACAATACTCTGTGAAGCTGATGGTTGAGGATTTTCCCGTTCCTAAACCTTTTGTCCAAATGGAAGAAAAGGCATTCAGTTCAAATCCTATCTTCCTCTCCATCACAG TGGAGAACAAATTATCGGACTGTTCTGTGCTGCCTGTATTTGTTGATGAAAGCCCAGATGAGAATGCTATGATTTCTGTCCTGCCATATGAGGAGGTGAAATTCAATGTCATCATTCGTTCAGAGGCTGAAAA tgTATTGGAGATGGCCATTGCTGGTCCCCCCAGCCTGTACATATCCCCACTTCAAAATACACAAGAATCTGAGAAATCAGTCACTCTGGCATGGGTCAGAGGCCCTAATGACCTCAGCCGTTTGCTGTCCATTTGTTTCACTGCAAATACTGACAG TTTGCAGTCGGAGATTCGGTGCATTTGGCTTCAGCAAA GACCTATGAGCGACTTGCCCGCTGGCACAG AGCTTAAATGTACCAACAGCACCATGTCTCTGGTGCTTCCCATCTCCACCATGTCTGATCTGCCCTTGGATGACCTTCAGCTAAACGATCCTTCCTGCGCCGTCTTCCACAACACTACTCATGTGACTGCTAGCTTTTCACTGAGTAGTTGTGGCacgaagacagtg CACTCTGGTTCAGAGTtggtgtacacaaacacactgaggagCACTGGTGTGTCCTCCCCCATCACCCGGCGGCCTACGCTGATTCTGCCCCTGGCCTGCCGGATCGCAGGGCGGGAAGCTCAGGGCCCCCACTACAAGGTCATCATTCccacagaggagaaggtgttTGGGAAGGTGATCTTCTGGTTGGAGTTCCATCGTCCAGGGGAAGGCCCGTTGGGCAATTTAACCCGCATCGGTCAGTTTAGGAGGTTTCCGAGGGAGGCTAGAGTGGCGATGAAAGAGGTCAACAGACTGGAGGAGCTGGACTTGTACGTGTTCTCCAACAGCTCAAATACACAGGCCCAGCTTCTCATAGGTGGATGCAAACAATCTGAGACGGAGGACTTTGCTGATGCTTCTCCTATTGTAGAGAATGG gtgtaaACGTGACAACAAAAGTCTCGAAATCCTCATACAAACTCCGACGATTAAGGTCTACCGACTTAACCTGGCTCAAATCAAAACTGTGGGGAACACG ATGTATGTCGAATGTACAGTGAGCCTTTGCGTAACCACGCAGGCTACTGATAGATGCCCAGGGCCATGTGATCCTGTTAATCCGAATGTTCTAGTGACCTCGATCCTTTCCAGTAACTATATTGTGCGCTCTGGGCCAGTCCTCCTTCTGGGTAGAGAAgtaacagcaacaaccacagtCCCTAAAACAACCACCCCActgaccaccaccactactactcctactactactactgttgCTACAACCGCAGCAAACACTACAGCATCCTCAG CTTCAAAAAGGACTTCCAGCTTGGCTGCAGGAGTGATCATAGTGGTCTTTCACATGGTCTTCCTGTGTCTTCTCCACTGA
- the taldo1 gene encoding transaldolase: MSVSPDKRRKMESALEQLKKYTVVVADTGDFNAIDEYKPQDATTNPSLILAAAKMPAYQHLVDQAIKYGIAKGGSEEEQVTNIMDKLFVSFGVEILKKIPGRVSTEVDARLSYDKDEMVARARRLIGLYEDAGISKDRVLIKLSSTWEGIQAGRELEDKYGIHCNMTLLFSFAQAVACAEAKVTLISPFVGRILDWYKENTDRKSYEPNEDPGVVSVTKIYNYYKKYGYSTVVMGASFRNTGEVKALAGCDLLTISPGLLGELSQDHDTVTPCLTPQTAKAADLEKVHLNEKDFRWQHNEDRMAVEKLSDGIRKFAADAIKLETMIKEKIQNVKNGQ, encoded by the exons ATGTCTGTGTCACCTGACAAACGACGAAAGATGGAGTCAGCACTAGAACAGCTGAAAAAATACACCGTGGTCGTTGCTGACACGGGAGACTTCAATG CCATCGATGAGTACAAGCCTCAGGATGCCACCACCAACCCGTCCCTCATCCTGGCCGCTGCCAAAATGCCAGCCTATCAGCACCTCGTGGATCAGGCCATCAAATACGGCATCGCCAAGGGCGG GAGTGAGGAGGAGCAAGTTACCAACATCATGGATAAGCTTTTTGTCAGCTTCGGAGTGGAGATCCTGAAGAAGATTCCAGGCCGAGTCTCTACTGAGGTAGATGCCAG GTTGTCCTATGATAAAGATGAGATGGTGGCGAGAGCAAGGCGGCTCATTGGCCTGTATGAGGATGCTGGTATAAGCAAGGACCGTGTGCTGATCAAACTCTCCTCGACCTGGGAGGGGATTCAGGCTGGCAG gGAGTTGGAGGACAAGTACGGGATCCACTGCAACATGACGCTGCTCTTCTCCTTCGCCCAGGCGGTGGCTTGTGCTGAGGCCAAGGTCACCCTCATCTCCCCCTTCGTGGGCCGCATCCTGGACTGGTACAAGGAGAACACAGACCGCAAGAGCTATGAGCCCAACGAGGACCCAG GTGTGGTAAGTGTCACAAAGATCTACAACTACTACAAGAAGTATGGCTACAGCACAGTGGTGATGGGAGCCTCCTTCAGGAACACCGGCGAGGTGAAGGCCCTGGCCGGCTGTGACCTGCTCACCATCTCCCCAGGGCTGCTAGGGGAGCTCAGCCAGGACCACGACACGGTGACTCCCTGCCTCACACCACAGACGG CCAAGGCTGCTGACCTGGAGAAGGTGCATCTGAATGAGAAGGACTTCCGCTGGCAGCACAACGAGGACCGCATGGCTGTGGAGAAGCTTTCGGACGGAATCCGTAAGTTTGCGGCAGATGCCATCAAGCTGGAGACTATGATTAAG gAGAAGATCCAGAATGTAAAGAATGGACAGTGA